A stretch of the Capsicum annuum cultivar UCD-10X-F1 chromosome 8, UCD10Xv1.1, whole genome shotgun sequence genome encodes the following:
- the LOC107879258 gene encoding wax ester synthase/diacylglycerol acyltransferase 11-like, whose translation MEGDGKKMTLKPIRIISKNIDENGGGEEAILLSPITRMFHEPGYKFYILAIMGWKVPIDVDSIKAELQRKMLKHPRFSSLQVMDKLSHDGKGEMRWVPTTVNIDDHIILPQIAHNNMDDADKLVQQYISNLSTTTIDMSKPLWDFHVLNMKTSRAEATCIFRFHHSLGDGVALISFLLSCFRTTSDPTSLPTIPVSSSKGKSNLSISNSRNKILSLLWKYLVKLWLFIKLLFNTIIDLFLITFGSRVAKTFVGKVVSQTTLIFSNVAGPLEQVSLAGHPLTFLAPTCSGHLTLTFVVAVDEGLLIPDPSQLGDDFVDSFMLIKEVALTKLRTNTDV comes from the exons ATGGAGGGTGATGGAAAAAAAATGACACTCAAACCCATCAGAATAATATCAAAGAATATAGATGAAAATGGAGGCGGAGAAGAAGCAATATTATTAAGTCCGATTACTCGAATGTTTCATGAGCCTGGATACAAATTTTACATCTTAGCCATCATGGGATGGAAAGTACCAATTGATGTTGACTCCATCAAGGCTGAATTACAAAGAAAGATGCTTAAACACCCACGCTTTTCCAGTTTGCAG GTTATGGACAAGTTAAGTCATGATGGCAAGGGAGAAATGAGATGGGTTCCCACAACAGTGAATATAGATGATCATATCATATTGCCCCAAATCGCCCATAATAATATGGACGATGCAGACAAGTTGGTCCAACAGTATATATCTAACCTAAGCACAACAACTATTGACATGTCGAAACCTCTGTGGGATTTTCACGTCCTTAACATGAAAACCTCACGAGCCGAAGCAACTTGTATTTTCCGTTTTCATCATTCTCTTGGAGATGGAGTTGCCCTCATTTCCTTCTTACTCTCTTGTTTTCGGACAACCTCAGATCCTACTTCTCTACCCACAATCCCAGTTTCTTCTTCTAAAGGCAAGTCCAATTTATCAATTAGCAATAGTAGAAATAAAATTCTGTCATTGTTGTGGAAGTACCTCGTAAAGTTATGGTTATTTATCAAACTTTTGTTCAACACAATTATAGATCTTTTCCTCATTACATTTGGCTCTAGA GTTGCGAAAACATTTGTTGGAAAAGTCGTGTCCCAAACAACACTAATTTTTTCAAACGTAGCCGGTCCTCTTGAACAAGTTTCTTTGGCAGGCCATCCATTGACATTCCTTGCACCAACATGTTCAGGACATCTCACT TTAACATTTGTTGTAGCAGTTGATGAAGGATTATTAATTCCAGATCCTAGCCAGCTTGGCGATGATTTTGTCGATTCATTTATGCTAATCAAAGAAGTTGCTCTCACAAAATTGAGAACCAATACTGATGTTTAG
- the LOC107839313 gene encoding wax ester synthase/diacylglycerol acyltransferase 11: protein MESINILKPIKTKAKPIEKEVCEEEPLSPSSRLLHEPNFNVHILSIMATKSRINPQAIKHQWIPNFVNHPRFCSLMVVDEKNKGVMKWVRTKVDIDKHIVVPQVNEQDLQETPEKFVENYIRNLSTTTLDKSKPLWDLHLLNVKTLDAEGVAVLRMHHSLGDGTSLMSLLLASTRQTAHPDKLPTIPGTKNRAINLEHNQYYSMRGLLWRYFVLIWFYMRMFWNTIVDVLMFLSTTMFLKDTNTPIKGRPGSEFNPRRFVHRVLSLDDMKLVKNALNMTINDVALGVTQAGLSVYLNRRFGEGRKDKGATEKTNNLPCNVRLRSSLLINLRPTPGIQALADMMDKNTEAKWGNWVGSVLLPFKIALRDDPLVYVKETKATSFRKKNSLEAIYTCYISKLILKLFGIKTSSSMSHRSLINTTVAFSNLVGPQEEISFGGHPMVYLAPTSYGQPQALMINFQSYVNKMTMVLSVDENVIPDPHQLLDDLEQSLKLIKNAVVERGLCQE from the exons ATGGAGtccataaatattttaaaaccaaTTAAAACAAAGGCAAAACCAATTGAAAAAGAAGTATGTGAAGAAGAGCCATTGAGTCCATCATCAAGGTTACTTCATGAACCCAACTTCAATGTCCACATACTCTCCATAATGGCCACCAAATCAAGAATTAACCCTCAAGCTATCAAGCACCAATGGATCCCTAATTTTGTTAACCATCCTCGTTTCTGCAGCCTCATG GTGGTGGATGAGAAAAATAAGGGAGTAATGAAATGGGTGAGGACAAAGGTGGACATTGATAAGCACATTGTGGTGCCTCAAGTGAACGAACAAGACCTCCAAGAAACACCAGAAAAATTCGTGGAGAATTATATTCGGAACCTTAGTACAACAACTCTTGACAAATCGAAACCTCTCTGGGATCTCCATCTTCTCAACGTTAAAACATTGGATGCTGAGGGCGTCGCGGTTTTAAGAATGCACCATTCACTTGGAGATGGCACATCTCTTATGTCCCTTTTACTAGCTAGTACTCGCCAAACAGCTCATCCTGATAAGCTTCCAACTATTCCTGGAACTAAAAACAGGGCTATCAATTTGGAACATAACCAGTACTATTCGATGAGAGGATTATTATGGCgatattttgtattgatttggttttacaTGAGGATGTTTTGGAACACAATAGTGGATGTGTTGATGTTTTTGTCCACGACAATGTTCTTGAAGGACACAAATACGCCAATTAAGGGCAGGCCAGGTTCTGAGTTTAATCCTAGGCGATTTGTTCACAGGGTACTGAGTCTTGATGATATGAAATTGGTGAAAAATGCATTGAATATG ACAATAAATGATGTCGCATTGGGAGTAACACAAGCTGGTTTGTCTGTTTATCTCAATAGGAGATTTG GTGAGGGCAGGAAAGACAAAGGAGCAACAGAGAAAACCAATAATCTCCCTTGCAACGTAAGACTTAGATCAAGTCTTCTTATAAACTTAAGACCAACACCTGGAATTCAG GCTTTAGCTGACATGATGGACAAGAATACTGAGGCAAAGTGGGGCAATTGGGTTGGTTCTGTCCTTTTACCATTTAAAATTGCATTACGAGACGATCCCTTAGTTTATGTCAAAGAAACTAAGGCAACCAGTTTTCGTAAGAAAAATTCTCTTGAAGCTATCTATACATGTTACATCTCCAAATTAATACTCAAGCTGTTTGGGATTAAG ACATCAAGTTCAATGTCGCACAGAAGTTTGATCAATACAACAGTGGCCTTCTCTAATTTGGTGGGTCCTCAAGAGGAAATTAGCTTTGGTGGGCACCCTATGGTTTACCTTGCACCCACTTCTTATGGCCAGCCTCAA GCTCTGATGATTAATTTCCAAAGCTATGTAAACAAAATGACCATGGTTCTATCAGTAGACGAAAACGTGATTCCTGATCCACATCAACTTCTAGACGATCTTGAACAATCTCTAAAGCTTATCAAGAATGCTGTGGTAGAAAGAGGTCTTTGTCAGGAATAA
- the LOC107839314 gene encoding wax ester synthase/diacylglycerol acyltransferase 11: MNLKPIRIISKNSDDDDENGGEEATLLSPSSRVFHVPDFNIYIVAIMGWKVPIEIDSIKAEFQRKLLKHPRFSSLQVMDELSHDGNGEIRWVPTTVNIDDHIILPQIAHNNMDTDKLVEQYISNLSTTTIDMSKPLWDFHVLNMKTSQAEATSIFRFHHSLGDGVALMSLLLSCFRTISDPTCLPTLPPSSKGKSNLSISNIWSLIWQYLVKLWVLINLLFNTVMDVLLIAATMLVLKDSQSPFTIAHKSNRQRFIYRTVSLDDIKFIKNTTNVTINDVILGITQAAFSRYIDRNYEVEGKGKMWLERRIRCRAAVAVNLRPSLGVQAIAEMIEKNATVIQGNCFSFAIMPLNISQLEDPLDYVRKAKMSMDRKKHSLETRCIFYILQLIFKFFGIRGVTTLGRVLSHTTLMFSNVAGPLEEVSLAGHPLAFLAPTCYGHPTGLMVHACSYAKQLTFVVAVDEGLIPDPNQLGDDFVDSFMLINEAAITKSRTKVD, from the exons ATGAATCTCAAACCTATACGAATAATATCAAAAAAttcagatgatgatgatgaaaacgGTGGAGAAGAAGCAACATTACTAAGTCCATCTTCTCGAGTGTTTCATGTGCCTGACTTCAATATTTACATCGTAGCTATCATGGGCTGGAAAGTACCAATTGAGATTGACTCTATCAAAGCTGAATTCCAACGCAAGTTGCTTAAGCACCCACGCTTTTCGAGTTTGCAG GTTATGGACGAGTTAAGTCATGATGGCAATGGAGAAATAAGATGGGTTCCCACGACAGTGAATATAGATGATCATATCATATTGCCCCAGATCGCCCATAATAATATGGATACAGACAAATTGGTCGAGCAGTATATATCAAACCTAAGCACGACCACTATTGACATGTCGAAACCTCTATGGGATTTTCACGTCCTTAACATGAAAACCTCACAAGCCGAGGCAACTTCTATTTTCCGTTTTCATCATTCTCTTGGAGATGGAGTTGCCCTTATGTCCCTCTTACTCTCTTGTTTTCGGACAATCTCGGATCCTACTTGTCTGCCCACACTTCCACCTTCTTCTAAGGGCAAATCGAATTTATCAATAAGCAATATTTGGTCACTGATATGGCAGTACCTCGTAAAATTGTGGGTGCTCATCAACctcttgttcaacacagttatggatgttttGCTTATTGCAGCGACAATGCTCGTCTTGAAGGACTCTCAATCACCTTTCACGATTGCACATAAATCCAATCGTCAAAGATTTATCTATCGGACTGTTAGCTTGGATGACATCAAATTTATTAAGAATACAACAAATGTT ACGATTAATGACGTTATATTGGGGATAACACAAGCAGCTTTTTCTCGCTATATCGACAGAAACTATG AAGTTGAAGGTAAGGGCAAGATGTGGCTAGAACGAAGAATTAGATGCAGAGCCGCTGTAGCGGTGAATTTGAGACCATCTTTAGGAGTTCAA GCTATAGCTGAAATGATTGAGAAGAATGCTACTGTAATACAAGGAAATTGTTTCAGCTTTGCCATAATGCCATTAAATATATCCCAGTTAGAGGATCCTCTGGATTATGTTCGCAAAGCTAAAATGTCAATGGATCGAAAGAAGCATTCTCTTGAGACTCGATGCATCTTTTATATTTTACAACTCATCTTCAAGTTCTTTGGCATTAGG GGTGTGACAACACTTGGAAGAGTTCTATCCCATACAACACTAATGTTTTCAAACGTAGCCGGTCCGCTTGAAGAAGTTTCTTTGGCAGGCCATCCACTGGCATTCCTTGCACCAACATGTTATGGACATCCCACT GGGCTAATGGTCCATGCGTGTAGCTATGCCAAGCAGTTAACATTTGTTGTAGCAGTTGATGAAGGATTAATTCCAGATCCTAACCAGCTTGGCGATGATTTTGTCGATTCATTTATGCTTATCAACGAGGCTGCTATCACAAAATCGAGAACCAAAGTTGACTAG